The region ACGCGATCCGCGCGACTTCGCGCTGTGGAAGAACGCCGAGCCCGGCCACATCATGCGCTGGGAGTCTCCCTGGGGCGTGGGCTTTCCGGGCTGGCACATCGAGTGCTCGGCGATGAGCCTGAAGTACCTGGGGGAGGGCTTCGACATTCACGGCGGCGGCCTGGACCTGCAGTTCCCGCACCACGAGGCCGAGATCGCGCAGGCCGAGGCGGCCGGGCACGCGTTCGCGCGCTACTGGATGCACAACAACATGCTGACCATCGGCGGCGAGAAGATGAGCAAGAGCAAGGGCAACTTCCTGACCATCCAGGACGTCCTGGCGCAGCATGACGCGATGGTGGTGCGCTTCCTGCTGGTGGGCAGTCACTACCGCTCGATCACCGAGTTCAGCGACGCCGCCTTCGAGTCCGCCCGCAGCGGCTACCGCCGCCTGACCGAGGCGCTGCACGAGGTCGAACGCCGCCTCCCGAACGCGCCCGCCGGGCAGAACGCCGCGCTGGACGCGAAGATCGCCGCGCACGTCCAGGCGTTCGAGGACGCCCTGCGCGACGACTTCAACACGCCCAAGGCCGTCGCGGCGCTGTTCGGCCTGACCACCGACCTGAACGCCGCCCTGAACACCGGCGAGGTGCCGCGCGGCACGCTGGAAGCCGCCCGCGCCGCCTACCGTGACCTGGGCGGCGAGGTGCTGGGCCTCTTCGCGGGCGGCAGCGGTCCCGCCCAGAGCGACGACTCGCAGGTCGTCAGCGCCCTGATGGACCTGGTCCTGAAGGCCCGGCAGAACTACCGCCTGAACAAGCAGTACGCCGAGGCCGACGAACTGCGTGACACCCTCACGAAGGTGGGCGTCACCGTCGAGGACACCAAGGAGGGCGTGCGCTGGAAACGTTAACCGCACGGTCATTCCTGAAGGGACCGCTCAGCGCATGAGCCGGCTATGACAGAACCCCCCCATCCGGGCTGACCCGACTGTCAGGAATCTGCAAGCCTGCTCCCGTACCATGAAAGGCGAGCGGTGACCAACACCACCCTCATCCTTCCCTCCGACGGGCACGCCACCTCCCCCCCTGGGCGTGCCCTTCTTCATGCCGCTCCCGGAAGGTAAACCCGCACCCAGCCTGCCCTCACCCGCCCGCAGGGGCGAGCGGTACACTCCGGATCATGCTGCCCCCGCTCGTCAAACAGGTGCTCGACAACTTCAACTTCGACGTCGACCCCGACCTCAGCCGCGAGGAGAACACCGAGGACGTCATCAAGAGCGCCGCCCTGCTCGCCGGAGCGATCAGCGTCGAACCGATCCCCTTCGCGGACATCCTGCTCATCACGCCCGTCCAGGCCAAGATGGTCCTCCACATCGGCAAGATCTACGGGCACGACATCACCCCCGAACGCGCCCTGGAAATCGCCCGGGAACTCGGCGTGACCGTCGCGTACGGCATCGCCGCGCGGCAGGTCATGCGCGGCCTCGCCAAACTGGCCCTGCCGGTCATCGGCGGTCTGATCACCGCGCCCGCCGTGTACGGCTGGACCTTCGCACTGGGCCGCCTCGCGCAGAACTACTTCGAACGCCGCCTCCAGGGCCTCCCCGACAGCCGACAGGCGCAGGTGCAGGTCGTGCAGGAAGCCAAACGCGACGCCAAGAAGGCCCTGCCCACCGCGCAGGACTTCAGCGACCTCGCCAGCGAACTCAGAAAACGCGCCGAGCAGAAGAAATAAGGCGCACCCGACCTGACCGGCCAGCACAAACCGTTCTGGGCGTGGGCAGCGCACTGCTGTCCGGGTTTATGAGCGACATAGGCGCAACCCATCTACCTGTCCTGAAGGCAGTATGGACGCTGTTGCGGCGATGCACAGCCGTGCATGGCACCCCGCCAGTCAATCTGTCGTGATAGCTGTGAGAGACGCCCGCCTCCCCACTCTCCCTTACTTCCCCCGTTGCGGCG is a window of Deinococcus grandis DNA encoding:
- the cysS gene encoding cysteine--tRNA ligase, with product MTQRPEPRLPDPNIVLYDTLTRQKVTFEPTTPGRVGMYLCGPTVYSDAHLGHAKKEVAFDVIRRAFTHFGYKVRYVANITDVGHLQNDSDDGEDKMLARARLEQLEPMEVADKYMWSFVKDMEALNVLKPSINPRATGHIGEQIALIEELIERGHAYESAGSVYFDVRSWPEYGKLSGRKLDDQEEGVREAVREEKRDPRDFALWKNAEPGHIMRWESPWGVGFPGWHIECSAMSLKYLGEGFDIHGGGLDLQFPHHEAEIAQAEAAGHAFARYWMHNNMLTIGGEKMSKSKGNFLTIQDVLAQHDAMVVRFLLVGSHYRSITEFSDAAFESARSGYRRLTEALHEVERRLPNAPAGQNAALDAKIAAHVQAFEDALRDDFNTPKAVAALFGLTTDLNAALNTGEVPRGTLEAARAAYRDLGGEVLGLFAGGSGPAQSDDSQVVSALMDLVLKARQNYRLNKQYAEADELRDTLTKVGVTVEDTKEGVRWKR
- a CDS encoding YcjF family protein; translation: MLPPLVKQVLDNFNFDVDPDLSREENTEDVIKSAALLAGAISVEPIPFADILLITPVQAKMVLHIGKIYGHDITPERALEIARELGVTVAYGIAARQVMRGLAKLALPVIGGLITAPAVYGWTFALGRLAQNYFERRLQGLPDSRQAQVQVVQEAKRDAKKALPTAQDFSDLASELRKRAEQKK